One part of the [Synechococcus] sp. NIES-970 genome encodes these proteins:
- a CDS encoding hypothetical protein (conserved hypothetical protein): MVRWFKRLIRSGIRKSTHIRQEPLNKVSLVILVLIDIFVLINVFQGLDSVGRWPLSPYEQYPCYSVYQAYQSNTDANRDVPWVMDLLGDYPTREVPSVDTVGRLGRVSDQCDRLRDLTPRVRNEQTRVLRQEIETLQTDIQTLDQRIVTLREQYDSTLLEQIAGQDPELSINETTAAQTLSEIETTEAQRAAVTQTFEAKKTELLNQPDVKAYLTALGDRPFFTSLEQDFNRAQFWHANQQFFLQVLFLVPLILIGYFWHQSAVDHQRNTQALLSWHLLLIFCIPLLIKVLEFIQFGNLIALVFDVLVALLGGLVFVSSYLLIFIIPLIGFGLIKLLQRFVFNPKVQAKSRIQKQRCIQCSCRLSQGEIFCPFCGFEQYSACPRCDRPIHKYTEFCRHCGVNLSDSLPS; the protein is encoded by the coding sequence ATGGTGCGTTGGTTTAAGCGCTTGATCCGGAGTGGCATCCGAAAATCGACTCATATTCGCCAAGAACCGCTCAATAAAGTCAGTTTAGTGATCTTGGTTTTAATTGACATTTTTGTGTTGATTAATGTTTTTCAGGGGCTTGATAGTGTTGGCCGTTGGCCCCTGTCCCCCTACGAGCAGTACCCTTGCTATTCGGTGTACCAAGCCTATCAAAGCAATACTGACGCAAACCGTGATGTTCCCTGGGTGATGGATCTATTGGGGGATTATCCTACCCGGGAAGTGCCCTCTGTGGATACGGTCGGGCGCCTCGGCCGTGTTTCAGACCAATGTGATCGCCTGCGGGATTTAACCCCTAGGGTGAGGAATGAACAAACCCGTGTCCTACGCCAAGAAATCGAGACGCTCCAGACAGACATTCAAACCCTCGATCAGCGCATTGTCACCCTCCGCGAGCAGTATGATTCAACGCTACTAGAGCAAATTGCAGGCCAGGATCCAGAGTTATCCATCAACGAAACGACAGCGGCCCAAACCCTGTCAGAAATCGAGACCACTGAAGCGCAGCGGGCCGCAGTGACCCAGACCTTTGAGGCGAAAAAGACTGAACTATTAAACCAGCCAGATGTCAAAGCTTATCTGACGGCTTTAGGCGATCGCCCATTTTTCACCAGTCTCGAACAGGATTTTAATCGAGCGCAATTTTGGCATGCTAATCAACAGTTTTTCCTGCAAGTTCTGTTCCTTGTACCGCTCATTCTCATTGGTTATTTTTGGCACCAAAGCGCCGTTGATCACCAACGCAACACCCAGGCCCTTTTAAGTTGGCATTTGTTACTAATTTTTTGTATTCCACTCCTGATTAAGGTGCTGGAATTTATTCAGTTTGGCAATCTAATTGCCCTGGTTTTTGATGTTCTGGTCGCACTTTTAGGGGGCTTGGTTTTTGTTTCAAGTTACCTCTTGATTTTCATTATTCCCCTTATCGGTTTTGGGTTAATTAAACTGCTGCAACGGTTTGTTTTTAATCCAAAAGTCCAGGCAAAAAGTCGCATCCAAAAACAGCGCTGCATTCAATGTAGTTGCCGCCTCAGTCAGGGTGAAATCTTCTGCCCGTTTTGTGGTTTTGAACAATATTCGGCCTGCCCCCGCTGCGATCGCCCCATCCACAAATACACAGAATTTTGTCGTCATTGCGGGGTGAATTTATCCGATTCTTTACCCTCGTAG
- a CDS encoding efflux transporter, RND family, MFP subunit, with amino-acid sequence MPLQVFMIGALVTPKKVALSLAALTGGILLIGLPVSKMVGDRQTSIGEEQLMALTVPVEVENLAVRIEANGIVEPIQSVNISPKTPGRLAQLLVEQGDTVTAGQELAVMDNNELYAEGIRAEALTKQRIAELRATETRLKGEIEEARARFIRTQAQLQQAEQRIPKDIDQANAQLAAAQANRQRAQDKARRYESLLNSGAIAQETYDEVLNELQNANARLFEAQQRLAQVNSTASPELEALTAATVEAKASLDRLERTAEPQLTQLTAALEQAQAQRQIASVQYQDSIIRAPFDGIITQKFATEGAFVTPTTAASSTASATSSSILALARGLEVIARVPEVDIQQIEVGQDVEIIADADRSQVFQGRVILVAPEAIVENNVTSFEVRIALLSGREFLRSKMNADVTFVGQNLTNVMTVPTVAIATEQGETGVLVPDSNNNPRFQPVIIGATVGDRTQIVRGITPDDRVFIDLPRNVERPE; translated from the coding sequence ATGCCCCTCCAAGTTTTTATGATTGGTGCTCTCGTCACCCCCAAAAAAGTTGCATTGTCCTTGGCTGCCCTCACGGGGGGAATTCTACTCATCGGCCTACCAGTTTCGAAAATGGTCGGCGATCGCCAGACGAGCATTGGAGAAGAACAACTGATGGCCCTCACCGTCCCCGTTGAGGTGGAAAATTTGGCTGTGCGTATTGAAGCCAATGGCATCGTTGAACCCATTCAAAGTGTGAATATCAGTCCTAAAACCCCCGGTCGTCTGGCGCAGCTGTTGGTAGAACAGGGAGATACCGTCACCGCAGGTCAAGAGTTAGCGGTAATGGATAACAACGAACTCTATGCAGAGGGCATCCGGGCTGAAGCATTAACAAAACAGCGCATTGCGGAATTGCGTGCCACTGAAACCAGACTGAAGGGAGAAATTGAAGAAGCCCGCGCCCGCTTCATTCGTACCCAAGCCCAGCTCCAGCAGGCAGAACAGCGCATTCCGAAAGATATTGATCAAGCCAATGCTCAACTAGCCGCCGCCCAAGCCAATCGCCAACGGGCCCAGGATAAGGCCAGACGTTACGAATCTCTGCTCAACAGTGGGGCGATCGCCCAAGAAACCTATGATGAGGTGCTCAACGAGCTGCAAAATGCTAATGCCCGCCTGTTTGAAGCCCAACAGCGCCTCGCCCAGGTCAATAGCACCGCCAGTCCAGAGTTAGAAGCCCTCACCGCCGCCACCGTGGAGGCCAAAGCAAGTCTTGATCGTCTTGAGCGCACGGCTGAACCACAACTGACCCAACTAACGGCTGCCCTTGAGCAGGCCCAAGCCCAGCGCCAAATCGCCTCAGTGCAATACCAAGATTCGATCATCCGCGCCCCCTTTGATGGGATCATCACACAGAAATTTGCCACAGAAGGGGCTTTTGTTACCCCCACCACCGCTGCTTCGAGTACGGCCTCGGCAACATCTTCTTCGATCTTGGCTTTGGCCCGGGGCCTAGAGGTCATCGCGCGGGTACCAGAGGTGGATATTCAACAAATTGAAGTCGGCCAAGATGTAGAAATTATTGCCGATGCTGACCGGAGTCAGGTTTTCCAAGGACGGGTTATTTTGGTTGCCCCCGAAGCAATCGTCGAAAACAATGTCACCTCTTTTGAGGTGCGCATCGCGCTCCTGTCGGGCCGGGAGTTTTTACGGTCTAAGATGAATGCGGATGTGACTTTTGTGGGACAAAATCTCACCAATGTGATGACTGTCCCCACGGTGGCGATCGCCACTGAGCAGGGAGAAACAGGTGTATTAGTGCCTGACAGTAACAACAACCCCAGGTTTCAACCGGTAATCATCGGCGCAACGGTGGGCGATCGCACACAAATTGTCCGAGGCATCACCCCCGATGACCGAGTTTTCATCGACTTACCGAGAAATGTAGAACGGCCCGAATAA